From Paenibacillus sp. PK3_47, the proteins below share one genomic window:
- a CDS encoding MerR family transcriptional regulator, which translates to MKKKACWIDRHVRRESNNYRNYSEESIERLQLIKKFLSEEVKKNELPTVYP; encoded by the coding sequence ATGAAAAAGAAGGCTTGCTGGATAGACCGCCATGTCCGGCGGGAGAGCAACAATTACCGTAACTATTCGGAAGAGTCGATCGAGCGGCTGCAACTCATCAAAAAGTTCCTGTCAGAAGAGGTGAAGAAAAACGAATTACCCACCGTATACCCCTGA
- a CDS encoding extracellular solute-binding protein, whose protein sequence is MTVKKLYSITLATVLSMSLLAGCSGNNNNNQGSSAATTAPTSGNSASASETPADEPVTIKWALWDWEATAYYQPLIDAYKEKHPNVTVEYVDLGSTDYMTMLSTQLSGGADLDVLTIKDIPGYSNLVKQNHLEPLQGYMGSNSIDKSKYGGTVEQIEVDGEVYALPFRSDFWVVYYNKDLFDKAGVEYPTNDMTFAQYDELARKMTSGSGAEKVYGAHYHTWRSAVQLFGILDGKNNVVGGNYDFLKPTYEWILKEQEDGIVMDYATLKTSSTHYSGVFYNNSVAMMNMGSWFIATQIEKVKSGESQATNWGIVKYPHPEGVEAGTTLGTITSLAVNQKSEHKEAALDFMNFVTGEEGAKVIASTGTIPAIKNAEVISSIASIDGFPADDNSKEALNTVQTYLEMPMHEKSADIEVILNEAHDNIMTKNASIDKGLQDMNERVQLLLNN, encoded by the coding sequence ATGACAGTGAAAAAATTGTACAGCATCACCCTGGCAACCGTGCTTTCAATGAGCTTGCTGGCCGGCTGTTCCGGCAACAACAACAATAATCAGGGCAGCAGCGCAGCGACAACGGCGCCAACATCGGGCAATAGTGCAAGCGCTTCCGAGACGCCTGCTGATGAACCGGTAACGATCAAGTGGGCGCTGTGGGACTGGGAAGCTACCGCTTACTACCAGCCGCTGATTGATGCTTATAAAGAAAAACACCCGAACGTAACAGTTGAATATGTCGATCTCGGTTCTACGGATTACATGACCATGCTGAGCACGCAGCTCTCCGGCGGAGCGGATCTCGATGTACTGACCATTAAGGATATTCCGGGTTACTCCAATCTGGTGAAGCAGAATCACCTGGAGCCGCTGCAGGGCTACATGGGCTCTAACAGCATCGACAAGTCCAAGTACGGCGGTACGGTTGAGCAGATTGAAGTAGACGGTGAAGTGTATGCGCTTCCTTTCAGAAGTGACTTCTGGGTGGTGTACTACAACAAAGACCTGTTCGACAAAGCCGGCGTGGAGTATCCGACAAACGACATGACTTTTGCACAGTATGATGAGCTGGCCCGCAAAATGACCTCCGGCAGCGGAGCGGAAAAGGTATACGGTGCCCATTATCACACCTGGCGCAGCGCCGTGCAGCTGTTCGGCATCCTGGATGGCAAGAACAACGTCGTAGGCGGAAACTATGACTTCCTCAAGCCGACGTATGAGTGGATCCTGAAAGAGCAGGAAGACGGCATTGTGATGGACTACGCTACGCTTAAGACCTCCAGCACCCACTACTCCGGCGTATTCTACAACAATTCGGTTGCTATGATGAACATGGGCAGCTGGTTTATCGCTACACAGATTGAAAAGGTGAAGAGCGGCGAGTCGCAGGCCACCAATTGGGGCATCGTGAAATACCCGCATCCTGAAGGCGTAGAAGCCGGCACGACACTGGGTACGATCACTTCCCTGGCGGTTAACCAGAAATCCGAGCACAAGGAAGCCGCGCTTGATTTCATGAATTTTGTAACAGGTGAAGAAGGTGCGAAGGTTATTGCTTCCACAGGCACGATTCCGGCAATCAAAAATGCGGAGGTCATCAGCTCCATTGCTTCCATTGACGGGTTCCCGGCCGATGACAACAGCAAGGAAGCGCTGAACACCGTTCAGACGTATCTGGAAATGCCGATGCATGAAAAGAGTGCAGACATTGAAGTGATCCTGAATGAAGCGCATGACAACATCATGACCAAGAACGCCAGTATCGATAAAGGCCTTCAGGATATGAACGAGCGCGTGCAGCTGCTGCTGAACAATTAG
- a CDS encoding serine hydrolase domain-containing protein: MENMQQKLDQYMRVWSNSNRFSGTVIITHGEQVLLRKGYGYANYEYQIPNGMSTIYNIASITKQFTAAAILQLVEGGKLSLNQRAGEILKEYKAVSDVTIHQLMSSTSGVPDYTELPEYSTRNRLSADEIIGWLNSRPLNFEPGQDVQKSNSNFVLLAKIIEVVSGMDIETYLQQYVFEPAHLQFTGVSHNYTVIPNRAYGYSFSGEGVVQAEYYEMSGAYGSGFLYSNADDLLRWTNALANGEIITRESYQKMITPYGYLWYIGASAGYGCFVNGDPVDEIKVDGNLYGYTCCIQKYLDGDFTVIILSNNDATPIGRIVKGIKNILFSQEPQVIVKPDFHEIEELTKYIALVGEYRFPPTGWRFKISFENGTLHVDRLFIQESKRKKYALKLVADQLDYIVFACEVCDSTFSFHLDPEGNVHRVIYIWDTLEIPYERQPDSVSYSEWESTQCQRIGD; this comes from the coding sequence ATGGAGAATATGCAACAAAAGTTGGATCAATATATGAGGGTCTGGTCTAATTCCAATCGATTTAGTGGAACGGTTATAATAACGCATGGTGAACAAGTTCTCTTAAGAAAAGGGTATGGTTATGCGAATTACGAATATCAAATTCCAAACGGGATGTCGACCATTTACAATATTGCCAGCATTACAAAGCAATTTACAGCCGCGGCAATTCTACAACTGGTTGAAGGAGGAAAGCTGAGTCTGAATCAACGGGCGGGCGAGATTTTAAAAGAATATAAGGCAGTCAGCGATGTTACAATTCATCAACTGATGTCATCAACATCGGGCGTACCAGACTACACAGAGTTACCTGAGTACAGTACCAGAAACCGGCTGTCAGCGGATGAGATTATCGGATGGCTGAACAGTAGACCACTAAATTTCGAGCCGGGTCAAGATGTTCAAAAAAGCAACTCCAATTTTGTGCTGCTAGCTAAAATTATTGAGGTTGTTTCGGGAATGGATATCGAAACGTACTTACAACAATACGTTTTTGAGCCCGCACACCTCCAATTTACCGGAGTAAGCCACAATTATACTGTTATTCCAAACCGGGCATATGGTTATTCGTTTTCTGGTGAGGGAGTTGTTCAAGCGGAATATTACGAGATGTCTGGTGCGTACGGGAGCGGATTTCTTTACTCTAATGCAGATGATTTATTAAGGTGGACCAATGCTCTGGCTAATGGAGAGATTATTACGAGGGAATCTTATCAAAAGATGATAACTCCATACGGTTATTTGTGGTATATTGGCGCATCGGCGGGTTACGGCTGCTTTGTAAATGGTGATCCAGTGGATGAGATAAAAGTAGATGGTAATCTATATGGATACACCTGTTGTATCCAGAAATACCTGGATGGCGATTTTACTGTGATTATCCTTTCAAATAATGATGCTACTCCGATTGGCAGAATTGTAAAAGGGATAAAAAATATTTTATTTTCACAAGAACCTCAGGTCATTGTAAAGCCTGACTTTCATGAAATTGAGGAATTAACAAAATACATAGCTTTAGTTGGAGAATATCGGTTCCCACCGACTGGATGGAGATTTAAGATCAGTTTTGAAAATGGAACCTTGCATGTGGACCGGCTCTTTATTCAAGAATCGAAAAGGAAGAAATATGCCCTGAAGCTGGTAGCGGATCAACTAGATTATATTGTTTTTGCATGTGAGGTGTGTGACAGCACCTTTTCCTTCCACCTGGATCCCGAAGGCAACGTACATAGGGTTATTTATATCTGGGATACTTTGGAGATCCCTTATGAAAGACAACCGGATTCAGTGTCCTACAGTGAGTGGGAATCCACCCAATGTCAACGTATAGGTGATTAA
- a CDS encoding histidine kinase, which yields MTLFALLIAVLLSFFSYELITYYQRKTTIQATEFNLQLVSHIIEQDLTNLTSLALTASTNSSTNNLLTEYFASPRASAKDAVNAFNSMQEDFRMNLSNGYVRRLIAAGPEGKFLQVDNSVSSSVPLTVHNIDKFPGVSEANAVKWGEILADPLSPSMVIPLILPIYGERASEIGTVYLLANTSVITDKLQGYALSADSRLLLSLGDHHYTLVGDEVIPVTGAYNTVAYTADKPVGPQTALSMLRMEDNEEQILVSYQVRSGVTISQTISNEQFAPKTNIWILIMLGVCFLVMASSGIIMIYLTRTISLPVEKLKKRIDKIAQGNFLQDRNIEWNSELGDIGRGINRLSQDIVALMDSQLADEKQKQELEYRMLQSQINPHFLYNTLNSIKWMATIQNATGIAEMTTSLSRMLRSIAKDNRRLVPLKEELSLLDDYFLIQKYRYGSNITMACSVEAEELLAGLIPRFSLQPLVENAIFHGIEPKGRGHIQVTVQKYSYTEMLITVEDNGIGMNEEQIATILCEPDAESKGMFENVGLRSVNERLQLAFGENYGLAIESELGSCTRMKILMPVRQKE from the coding sequence ATGACGCTGTTCGCGCTGCTGATCGCTGTGCTGCTGTCCTTTTTCAGCTACGAGCTGATTACCTATTACCAGCGTAAAACAACAATACAGGCTACTGAATTCAATCTTCAGCTCGTCTCGCATATTATTGAGCAGGATCTCACGAACCTGACCTCCCTGGCGCTGACAGCCAGCACGAATTCCAGTACAAATAATCTGCTTACGGAATATTTTGCTTCCCCCCGGGCCAGTGCGAAGGATGCGGTTAATGCGTTCAACTCGATGCAGGAGGACTTCCGGATGAATCTGTCGAACGGCTATGTCCGCCGGCTGATTGCCGCGGGCCCGGAGGGAAAGTTTCTGCAGGTGGATAATTCGGTGAGCTCATCCGTACCTTTGACCGTCCATAACATCGATAAATTTCCGGGTGTCAGTGAAGCGAACGCTGTAAAATGGGGCGAAATTCTCGCCGATCCGCTCTCCCCTTCCATGGTTATTCCGCTGATACTTCCAATCTATGGGGAAAGGGCATCGGAAATCGGCACAGTCTATCTGCTCGCAAATACGTCTGTCATTACCGACAAGCTGCAGGGCTACGCCCTCTCCGCTGACTCCCGGCTGCTGCTGTCTCTCGGGGATCACCATTATACGCTTGTCGGAGACGAGGTCATTCCTGTTACCGGAGCCTATAACACAGTTGCTTATACCGCAGATAAGCCGGTCGGTCCGCAAACCGCGCTGTCCATGCTGCGCATGGAAGACAACGAAGAGCAAATCCTGGTATCTTATCAGGTGCGGAGCGGAGTCACCATTTCACAGACCATCTCTAATGAACAGTTCGCTCCCAAGACAAACATCTGGATTCTGATCATGCTCGGCGTCTGCTTCCTGGTTATGGCGTCAAGCGGCATCATTATGATCTATCTGACCCGTACGATCAGTCTGCCGGTAGAGAAGCTGAAGAAACGGATCGACAAAATCGCCCAGGGCAACTTCCTGCAGGACCGCAATATCGAATGGAACAGTGAGCTTGGAGACATTGGCCGGGGGATTAACCGCCTGTCGCAGGATATCGTGGCACTCATGGACAGCCAGCTGGCCGACGAGAAGCAGAAGCAGGAGCTGGAGTACCGGATGCTGCAGAGTCAGATCAATCCTCATTTTCTGTACAACACGCTCAACTCCATTAAATGGATGGCTACGATTCAAAATGCAACCGGGATTGCGGAAATGACCACCTCCCTCTCCCGTATGCTCCGCAGTATTGCCAAGGATAACCGGAGGCTCGTGCCGCTGAAAGAGGAGTTAAGCCTGCTGGACGATTATTTTCTGATCCAGAAATACAGGTACGGCAGCAACATCACCATGGCGTGCAGTGTCGAGGCTGAGGAGCTGCTGGCTGGCCTGATTCCCCGTTTCAGTCTGCAGCCGCTCGTGGAGAACGCCATCTTTCACGGCATTGAGCCCAAGGGCCGGGGACATATTCAGGTCACGGTGCAAAAATACAGCTATACCGAAATGCTGATCACCGTCGAAGACAACGGCATAGGCATGAATGAGGAGCAGATTGCCACCATTTTGTGCGAACCGGATGCAGAATCCAAAGGAATGTTCGAGAATGTCGGCCTCCGCAGTGTAAATGAGCGGCTGCAGCTGGCTTTTGGCGAAAATTATGGCTTGGCGATCGAGAGTGAACTGGGCAGCTGTACGCGGATGAAGATCCTGATGCCCGTCAGGCAGAAAGAGTAA
- a CDS encoding VanZ family protein translates to MPKQRKIIYAITAIYTILILYFLFFAFGRTGAAERTTGYTFIFIPDDFYKMPAISDLLHPSLMDFVGFGNLAAFIPFGILIPLLYRISFVRFITLFFLGIVLMETIQALTLLGSFDINDALKNSLGAAIGFGAYKLGFRSKNLWRNMATTAISGLVLFIGVWGLCGLADKALTKEEGPFVAINEWTDSSGVTSAGITPYSFIINGQNVNPRYNMFGSEAGKKEKFTYTSKEEMIFILNYGIPEPADDSGSIRVSVDGREILTSSGEDQLNYPELFPAMFEMPVEAGSELVISMEGNEIIWDVGYRKMQYFWE, encoded by the coding sequence ATGCCAAAACAGCGCAAGATTATTTATGCCATAACTGCTATTTATACGATTTTGATTCTTTATTTTCTGTTTTTTGCTTTCGGCAGAACAGGTGCCGCAGAGCGAACTACAGGTTACACCTTTATTTTCATACCGGACGATTTCTATAAGATGCCGGCTATATCAGATCTTCTGCATCCCAGCCTCATGGATTTCGTAGGATTTGGAAACCTCGCAGCGTTCATCCCCTTCGGAATATTGATTCCACTGTTATACCGGATCAGCTTTGTCCGGTTCATTACATTGTTCTTTCTGGGGATTGTCCTGATGGAAACCATACAGGCACTTACATTACTCGGCAGCTTCGATATTAACGATGCCCTTAAAAACTCATTGGGTGCAGCAATCGGATTCGGGGCGTACAAGCTTGGCTTCCGTTCCAAAAACTTGTGGCGCAATATGGCGACAACCGCCATTTCCGGTTTGGTTCTTTTTATAGGAGTATGGGGATTGTGCGGGCTTGCAGATAAAGCGTTGACCAAGGAAGAAGGCCCCTTTGTGGCGATTAACGAATGGACAGACAGCTCCGGAGTTACATCAGCAGGAATAACCCCATATAGCTTTATCATAAACGGTCAAAACGTAAACCCCCGCTACAATATGTTTGGTTCCGAAGCCGGAAAGAAAGAAAAGTTCACGTATACGAGCAAGGAGGAGATGATCTTCATCTTGAATTACGGTATACCTGAACCAGCGGACGATTCCGGAAGCATCCGTGTTTCTGTTGACGGACGGGAGATCTTGACCAGCTCGGGAGAAGATCAGCTCAATTATCCGGAACTTTTCCCGGCCATGTTTGAAATGCCTGTTGAAGCGGGGAGCGAGCTCGTGATTAGCATGGAGGGGAATGAAATAATATGGGATGTAGGGTACAGGAAAATGCAGTATTTCTGGGAATGA
- a CDS encoding helix-turn-helix domain-containing protein, producing MTPRMPLSKLEVENSAEMLVPDGCIDIVFRIDRTISDIQAIVVGTLDRAIFVDMEYDQVENLGIRFYPGGLQFFIRESADLFTNHMIDLSEVAKEFANKLMVQLHQASSIEQVLYTLDGILQSRISGHSLWEETFQNALSRIYQTNGNIAVKEIACREAISEKQLTRIFYNRTGVGTKTFCRIIRFQQLLNLLQGNERMTLTDAAILCGYYDQAHFIRDFQDLCHTLPSDYFKYRL from the coding sequence ATGACACCACGAATGCCCCTTTCTAAGCTTGAAGTAGAAAATAGCGCCGAGATGCTTGTACCGGATGGTTGTATTGATATTGTGTTTCGAATAGACAGGACTATCTCAGATATCCAGGCAATTGTTGTGGGTACTCTGGATCGCGCCATCTTTGTTGATATGGAGTATGATCAAGTGGAGAACTTGGGTATACGGTTTTATCCAGGTGGACTGCAATTTTTTATAAGGGAGTCTGCTGATCTATTTACAAACCATATGATCGATCTCTCTGAGGTTGCCAAGGAATTTGCCAATAAACTAATGGTTCAACTCCATCAGGCATCATCCATTGAGCAAGTCCTCTATACATTAGATGGTATTTTACAATCTAGAATATCCGGTCATTCACTCTGGGAGGAAACCTTTCAAAATGCCTTATCCCGAATCTATCAGACGAACGGGAACATAGCTGTCAAGGAGATTGCATGTAGAGAGGCAATCAGTGAAAAGCAGCTTACACGTATTTTTTATAATCGGACCGGTGTGGGAACGAAAACCTTTTGCAGAATCATAAGATTCCAGCAATTGCTTAACCTTCTACAAGGCAATGAAAGAATGACATTAACTGATGCTGCGATCCTATGCGGATATTACGATCAAGCCCACTTTATTAGAGATTTTCAGGATCTCTGTCACACGCTCCCTTCGGACTATTTCAAATACCGTTTGTAA
- a CDS encoding response regulator translates to MIKLLIADDEALVCIGLQSMLKWEQYNIEIVGIAHNGAQEEEMIDQLRPDIVISDIKMPIKNGLEVAGSVRKKYGNLPVFIILTSYEEFEYARRAIHVQAIDYLVKLELTPDILEASIRKAIELLETYQSMDNYPSLVHRSNLQAQRDKFFIRLFNNLFENKQQYLLQKEDLELDLEEQAYLVCICRINGPDSVPSRGDKLVALCSSTVQMAKDTLSLASPCYVTSLDLRNFAVTLPVAAAHSREWQLDVEKQLAEMASVLHNYFNVTIIGAAGFAVEDPYLLRESYLAARQLLPLAVQEQSFVFYTEGAPVRQEHALFDFSESRSEIRRAFEELDTRALYEIISKMIGSFAGHPELLVPATDAACNMLYMATSLVADGENVVEQIFEAEPEGYRGIYQMHTIDGIVEWLVQFRDGFSEILSTRRQSYKEQIVASVQEYIKRNLGTKLSLNQVSDVFNFSPNYLSHLFSKVAKVNYVEYITETKITAAKEMMARGEGRIYEISQKLGYESAFYFSKVFKKVTGLSPREYMQGIETGAQGERLEG, encoded by the coding sequence TTGATTAAACTGTTAATCGCCGATGACGAAGCGCTTGTCTGTATCGGACTCCAGTCCATGCTCAAATGGGAGCAGTACAATATTGAAATTGTCGGCATTGCCCATAACGGTGCCCAGGAAGAGGAAATGATCGACCAGCTCCGCCCGGATATTGTCATCAGCGATATCAAAATGCCGATCAAAAACGGCCTGGAAGTAGCCGGCTCGGTCCGCAAAAAATATGGAAATCTGCCGGTGTTCATTATTCTGACAAGCTACGAGGAATTTGAATATGCCCGCCGTGCCATTCACGTTCAGGCTATCGATTATCTGGTGAAGCTGGAGCTGACCCCGGACATTCTGGAGGCATCGATCCGCAAAGCCATTGAGCTGCTCGAGACCTATCAGTCGATGGATAATTATCCTTCGCTTGTCCACCGCAGCAATCTTCAGGCCCAGCGCGACAAATTTTTCATCCGGCTGTTCAACAACCTGTTCGAGAACAAGCAGCAGTATCTGCTGCAGAAGGAGGATCTCGAGCTGGACCTGGAGGAGCAGGCGTACCTCGTCTGCATCTGCCGGATTAACGGTCCGGATAGCGTACCGTCCCGCGGTGACAAGCTTGTGGCGCTGTGCTCCAGTACGGTTCAGATGGCAAAAGATACCCTAAGCCTGGCCAGCCCCTGCTATGTAACCAGCCTGGACCTGCGCAACTTCGCCGTCACACTCCCTGTAGCAGCGGCCCATTCCCGGGAATGGCAGCTTGATGTGGAGAAGCAGCTGGCCGAAATGGCATCTGTGCTGCACAACTACTTCAACGTCACCATTATCGGCGCCGCCGGCTTTGCGGTGGAAGATCCTTATCTGCTGCGGGAAAGCTATCTGGCGGCCCGGCAGCTGCTGCCTCTTGCCGTGCAGGAGCAGTCTTTTGTCTTCTATACCGAGGGAGCGCCTGTCCGGCAGGAGCATGCCCTGTTCGATTTCTCGGAATCCCGCTCCGAAATCCGCCGCGCCTTCGAGGAGCTCGATACCCGTGCGCTCTATGAGATTATCTCCAAAATGATCGGCAGCTTTGCCGGCCACCCCGAGCTGCTGGTCCCTGCAACCGATGCGGCCTGCAATATGCTGTACATGGCGACTTCCCTGGTTGCCGACGGCGAGAATGTGGTGGAGCAAATTTTTGAAGCGGAGCCGGAAGGCTACCGGGGAATCTATCAGATGCATACGATTGACGGCATTGTGGAGTGGCTGGTCCAGTTCCGCGACGGTTTCTCGGAGATCCTGTCCACCAGAAGGCAGAGCTACAAGGAACAGATCGTCGCGAGTGTTCAGGAGTATATCAAAAGAAACCTCGGCACCAAGCTGTCGCTGAACCAGGTGTCCGATGTATTTAACTTCAGCCCCAACTACCTGAGCCATCTGTTCTCCAAGGTCGCCAAGGTCAACTACGTCGAATATATCACCGAGACCAAAATCACCGCCGCCAAAGAAATGATGGCCCGCGGCGAAGGCCGCATCTACGAAATCTCGCAGAAGCTCGGCTACGAGAGCGCTTTTTATTTCAGCAAGGTGTTCAAAAAAGTGACCGGGCTTTCGCCCCGGGAGTATATGCAGGGGATTGAGACGGGGGCTCAGGGGGAACGGCTGGAGGGCTGA
- a CDS encoding glycoside hydrolase family 2 TIM barrel-domain containing protein gives MGSRIHESFDWNWKFHLGDAKGAESREYDDSSWRPLNVPHDWSLEGPFDEDHPTGGDGGYVQAGTGWYRKSFTVPEGCSSRKITLLFDGVYMNSDVWINGHHLGRYPFGYAGFEYDLSPYLKQDSDNIVAVRVDNSHQPNSRWFTGSGIYRHTWLKATSKLHIPLWGVYVRTPDIAAESAAIQVQTKLRNENPRQEQAILRSEILAPDGGLTAVHESLIDIRAGETGEFTQSLQIAGPELWSVETPVLYTLRSCVIQDGAVIDETETPFGVRQAEFHKDRGFLLNGRQVKINGVCLHHDGGSVGAAVPERLWERRLEILKEMGCNGIRMSHNPPAPELLDLCDRMGFLVMDEAFDEWKLTKHKNRKADVHGYSEYFDEWSGRDLTMMLQRDRNHPSIVIWSIGNEIPEQRVPDGYIEAKRLIDICHREDPDRPVTAACDNIEAEPVPAYREFLQALDIVGYNYVDRWRTRTETFYADDRHLEPDRLMIGSENTGIGGVRGDYSLDKKTQAWWAGNYTNRMITAERLWKFTRMHDYVSGDFMWTGIDYIGETVWPNKSASFGVMDTCGFPKDGYYFYQSQWTAKPMAHLFPHWNWKGMEGKVIPVLCYTNCDQAELFVNGKSFGVKACEFPRQGMSKEWAHYERSYVPVTTSDLHLSWDVPYEPGELKLVGYSRDGEIMVETLVSTTGEPAALQVILDRDVISADGRDLTHCIVQILDTAGRIVPVADTPLFFRVEGEGTLIGVDNGRPDSHESYKANERRAFNGMALALVQSTRQAGQIRIEVSAQGMDSVVRHVTTN, from the coding sequence GTGGGCAGCAGAATTCATGAATCATTCGACTGGAATTGGAAGTTTCATCTTGGTGATGCCAAAGGAGCAGAGTCCCGGGAGTATGACGACAGCTCATGGCGCCCGCTGAATGTTCCGCATGATTGGAGCCTGGAAGGCCCGTTTGATGAAGACCATCCCACAGGCGGAGATGGCGGCTACGTACAGGCAGGTACGGGCTGGTACCGCAAATCTTTTACCGTGCCTGAAGGGTGTTCATCACGCAAAATCACCCTGTTGTTCGATGGTGTGTACATGAACAGCGACGTCTGGATCAACGGACACCATCTTGGCCGTTATCCGTTCGGGTACGCCGGATTTGAATACGATTTATCGCCCTATCTCAAGCAGGATAGCGACAACATTGTCGCGGTACGGGTAGACAACAGTCACCAGCCCAACTCCCGCTGGTTCACCGGGTCCGGCATTTACCGGCACACCTGGCTTAAGGCTACCAGCAAGCTGCATATTCCTCTGTGGGGCGTATACGTCAGGACGCCTGATATTGCAGCTGAGTCTGCCGCCATTCAGGTGCAAACCAAACTCAGAAATGAAAATCCCCGGCAGGAGCAGGCCATCCTGCGGTCGGAAATCCTTGCACCGGACGGCGGATTGACAGCTGTGCATGAATCGCTTATTGATATCCGTGCCGGGGAAACAGGCGAGTTCACGCAAAGCCTGCAGATTGCCGGGCCCGAGCTCTGGTCTGTTGAGACACCGGTGCTTTATACCTTACGGTCATGTGTGATTCAGGATGGAGCCGTAATTGACGAGACGGAGACTCCCTTCGGCGTACGCCAGGCCGAATTCCATAAAGACCGCGGCTTCCTGCTGAACGGCAGGCAGGTGAAGATCAACGGAGTTTGTCTTCACCATGATGGCGGTTCCGTGGGGGCAGCCGTACCAGAGAGATTGTGGGAGAGACGCTTGGAAATATTGAAGGAAATGGGCTGCAACGGCATACGCATGAGCCACAACCCGCCGGCCCCTGAGCTTCTCGATCTTTGCGACCGTATGGGTTTTCTGGTGATGGACGAGGCCTTCGACGAGTGGAAGTTAACCAAACATAAAAACCGGAAAGCTGATGTCCACGGTTATTCCGAATACTTCGACGAGTGGTCCGGGCGCGACCTGACGATGATGCTGCAGCGTGACCGCAATCATCCCTCTATCGTAATCTGGAGCATCGGCAACGAAATCCCTGAACAACGGGTCCCGGACGGTTACATTGAGGCAAAGCGGCTGATTGACATTTGCCACAGGGAGGATCCGGACCGCCCGGTTACCGCTGCCTGTGACAACATCGAAGCAGAACCTGTTCCCGCATACAGGGAGTTTTTGCAGGCACTGGATATCGTGGGCTATAACTATGTGGACCGCTGGCGTACCCGGACTGAAACCTTTTACGCCGATGACCGGCATCTGGAGCCGGACCGGCTTATGATCGGCAGCGAAAACACGGGCATTGGAGGCGTGAGAGGCGATTATTCGCTGGACAAGAAAACGCAGGCATGGTGGGCCGGTAATTATACCAACCGCATGATTACAGCCGAACGGTTATGGAAATTCACCCGCATGCATGATTATGTTTCCGGCGACTTTATGTGGACAGGGATCGACTACATCGGGGAAACGGTATGGCCGAATAAAAGCGCGAGCTTCGGCGTAATGGACACCTGCGGATTTCCGAAGGACGGCTATTACTTCTATCAGAGCCAATGGACCGCAAAGCCGATGGCTCATCTGTTTCCGCACTGGAATTGGAAGGGTATGGAGGGCAAGGTCATCCCTGTTCTTTGCTATACGAACTGCGACCAGGCCGAGTTATTTGTGAACGGAAAGTCCTTCGGCGTCAAAGCCTGTGAATTCCCCCGCCAGGGAATGTCTAAAGAGTGGGCTCATTATGAGAGGTCCTATGTCCCGGTTACGACATCCGATCTGCATCTGAGCTGGGACGTGCCTTATGAGCCGGGTGAGCTAAAATTGGTAGGCTATTCAAGAGACGGTGAGATTATGGTGGAAACCTTGGTATCAACAACCGGGGAGCCGGCTGCCCTTCAGGTTATTCTGGACCGTGATGTCATCAGTGCCGACGGCCGTGACCTCACACATTGCATCGTGCAGATTCTGGATACTGCCGGACGGATCGTTCCGGTTGCAGACACTCCCCTATTCTTCCGCGTGGAGGGGGAAGGCACCCTGATCGGCGTCGACAACGGCAGACCCGACAGCCATGAGAGCTACAAAGCGAATGAACGGAGAGCTTTTAACGGCATGGCGCTGGCCCTCGTGCAATCTACACGGCAGGCAGGACAAATACGGATAGAGGTCAGTGCACAGGGGATGGATTCAGTAGTCAGACATGTAACTACAAACTGA